In the Psychromicrobium lacuslunae genome, GATCAGACAGTCATCCTCGACCGTGCAGCCGTGAACCACCGCTCCGTGTCCAACGCTGACCCGGTCGCCAATCGTGGTCGGGAAGCCAGGATCAGCGTGCAGCACCACATTGTCCTGTAAATTACTGTGCTCGCCCACCGTGATTTGGGCGGTATCGCCTCGCAATACCGCGCCGTAGAAGGCGCTTGAAGCATTCCCTATGACAACCTTGCCGATCACTGTGGCGTTGGCTGCAATAAAAGCGTCGGCGGCGATCAGAGGCGTCTCGCCAGCAAAGTCGTAGATAGGGCTCATAGAGTTACCGTACCCGAGGGGGCCGCTGCTCAGTAGTCCCGAGTTATGCCTGGTGGCCGGTAGGGTCTAGTACGATCGTGGGCGGTTTAGCCCTGCGGCTAGTCAAAAACGACGGTGCGGTGACCGTCCATTAACACCCGGTGCTCTGCGTGCCAGCGCACCGCCTGGCTCAGCGTTCGGGCCTCGACGGCGCGCCCCATTTGGGCCAGTCGTTCGGCACTGTGCGCGTGGTCTACTCGGATCACTTCCTGCTCAATGATGGGTCCTTCGTCCAGCTCCCCGGTGACGT is a window encoding:
- a CDS encoding gamma carbonic anhydrase family protein; protein product: MSPIYDFAGETPLIAADAFIAANATVIGKVVIGNASSAFYGAVLRGDTAQITVGEHSNLQDNVVLHADPGFPTTIGDRVSVGHGAVVHGCTVEDDCLIGMGATVMNGAVIGAGSLVAGGAVVLEGTVIPPRSLVAGVPAKVRREISDQEFAGIQHNAEHYRVLAQSHRALQE